In Geobacter sp., a single window of DNA contains:
- the murB gene encoding UDP-N-acetylmuramate dehydrogenase, with translation MRDLFAAELRANLRGEVLENEPLAGHTSLKVGGPADWFAIPADRDDLLGLLALATRTETPLLVVGGGYNLLVRDGGFRGLVVSLARLGKVERLTGSRIRVEAGLDNRELVRFCRHEALAGLEFLGMIPGTVGGALAVNAGAHGSSVMELVERLFTWCGGQMREWDGTQRSFGYRYHRLAEGEVIVAAELGLSPGDTRAIDQLLEVYREHRQTSQRVGFPNAGSFFKNPAGTEAWRLIEAAGLRGARIGGAQVSEVHCNFLVNRGGATAGDFLELAGMIKQRVSVGSGIMLEEEVKIVGEDTVI, from the coding sequence GTGAGAGATCTCTTTGCCGCGGAGTTGCGCGCCAACCTGCGGGGAGAGGTGCTGGAGAATGAACCGCTTGCCGGCCACACCTCGTTGAAGGTCGGCGGACCGGCAGACTGGTTCGCGATCCCGGCAGATCGGGACGATCTGCTGGGGCTTTTGGCCCTGGCCACCAGGACCGAAACGCCGCTGCTGGTCGTCGGCGGGGGGTACAACCTGCTGGTGCGGGACGGAGGGTTTCGCGGTCTGGTCGTCTCGCTGGCCCGGCTCGGAAAGGTTGAGCGCTTGACGGGAAGCAGGATCAGGGTCGAGGCCGGGCTGGACAACCGCGAGCTGGTCCGGTTCTGCCGGCATGAGGCGCTGGCAGGGCTTGAGTTCCTCGGCATGATTCCTGGCACGGTCGGCGGAGCCCTGGCGGTCAATGCCGGGGCGCACGGCTCGTCGGTGATGGAGCTGGTGGAGCGGCTTTTCACCTGGTGCGGCGGTCAGATGCGGGAGTGGGACGGCACGCAACGCAGCTTCGGCTACCGGTACCACCGGCTTGCCGAGGGAGAGGTGATTGTGGCTGCGGAACTCGGGCTCTCCCCCGGCGATACCAGGGCCATCGACCAGCTGCTTGAGGTCTACCGGGAGCATCGCCAGACGAGCCAGCGGGTCGGTTTTCCCAATGCCGGATCGTTTTTCAAGAATCCTGCCGGCACAGAGGCATGGCGCCTGATCGAGGCGGCTGGCCTCAGAGGCGCCAGGATCGGCGGCGCCCAGGTTTCCGAGGTGCACTGCAATTTTCTGGTTAACCGGGGCGGCGCAACGGCAGGGGATTTCCTGGAGCTTGCCGGGATGATCAAGCAGCGGGTCAGCGTGGGGAGCGGCATCATGCTGGAGGAAGAGGTCAAGATCGTCGGCGAGGATACAGTCATATGA
- the murG gene encoding undecaprenyldiphospho-muramoylpentapeptide beta-N-acetylglucosaminyltransferase, whose protein sequence is MKLIIAGGGTGGHLFPGISVAEEFLSRDPRNEILFVGTERGIEARVLPRLGMPLECIPASGVRGKNGLAKIKGLALFAYGYAESRKILKRFQPDLVLGVGGYASAPLCMAARGMQIGYFVHEQNAIPGLTNRLLARFADQIFISFDEAEKFFPEGRTTMTGNPVRKEIVAGDAGEPAGGDKVLNLLVFGGSQGAHSINQACIAAASHLADLRERVVVLHQTGDKDLAEVRAAYEQAGIRATVLPFIDDMAAAYRRADLLVCRAGATTLAEVTACGKACLFIPFPHAVDDHQRRNAEAMLKKDAGFMLLERELSGERLAGTIRELAADPERLAAVGSNARSLALPDAAKMIVDEMLKMKG, encoded by the coding sequence ATGAAACTCATAATCGCGGGAGGCGGAACCGGTGGGCATCTTTTTCCCGGCATCTCGGTGGCAGAGGAGTTTCTCTCCCGCGACCCGAGAAACGAAATCCTGTTTGTCGGCACGGAGCGGGGGATCGAGGCGCGGGTGCTGCCCAGGCTCGGCATGCCTCTTGAGTGCATCCCGGCGTCAGGCGTGCGCGGCAAGAACGGCCTGGCGAAGATCAAAGGCCTTGCCCTGTTTGCCTATGGCTATGCCGAGTCGCGCAAGATCCTGAAACGATTCCAGCCCGACCTGGTGCTCGGAGTGGGTGGGTATGCCTCCGCGCCGCTCTGTATGGCGGCTCGCGGCATGCAGATCGGCTATTTCGTCCACGAGCAGAATGCCATACCAGGGCTCACCAACCGGCTGCTGGCCAGATTCGCCGACCAGATCTTCATCTCGTTCGACGAGGCGGAAAAATTCTTCCCCGAGGGCAGGACCACCATGACCGGCAACCCGGTGCGCAAGGAGATCGTTGCGGGGGATGCAGGCGAGCCGGCCGGGGGGGACAAGGTCCTGAACCTGCTGGTATTCGGCGGCAGCCAGGGGGCTCACAGCATCAACCAGGCGTGCATTGCCGCTGCATCCCACCTTGCCGACCTGCGCGAAAGGGTCGTTGTGCTTCACCAGACCGGCGACAAGGATCTGGCAGAGGTACGGGCGGCGTATGAACAGGCCGGGATCCGGGCAACGGTGCTTCCGTTCATCGACGACATGGCAGCAGCATACCGCCGGGCGGATCTGCTGGTCTGCAGGGCAGGCGCGACCACCCTGGCCGAGGTGACGGCCTGCGGCAAGGCATGCCTGTTCATCCCGTTTCCCCATGCGGTGGACGACCATCAGCGCCGTAATGCAGAGGCAATGCTCAAGAAGGATGCGGGCTTCATGCTGTTGGAGCGAGAACTGTCCGGGGAGCGGCTGGCTGGCACGATACGGGAACTCGCCGCCGACCCGGAGCGTCTTGCCGCGGTGGGAAGCAACGCCCGGAGTCTGGCACTGCCGGATGCGGCAAAGATGATCGTCGACGAGATGCTGAAAATGAAAGGTTGA
- the ftsW gene encoding putative lipid II flippase FtsW, with amino-acid sequence MKRLAACDIVILLMVVALTCFGIVMVYSASSVMATKRYHDSFYFLKRQGVFALIGFGLMYAAMSLDYHVWRKAAVPILLSCLALLVLVLIPGIGGSAGGAARWIRLPGFSLQPSEMAKIALIMYMAYSLDKKQDKVRFFSSGFLPYMVVLAVLLGLLLKQPDLGAALTLAVVSIVMLFAAGTRPTYIISMFLMVLPFLYFLVMNVDYRRRRILAFLNPWEDPSNSGFQIIQSWLAFGTGGVLGQGLGEGKQKLFYLPEAHTDFILSVVGEELGFIGVIVIAAMFFLLVWRTIRVAINAEDLFGRFLAFGIAVLLGIEAFVNIGVVTGLLPTKGLALPFISYGGSSLLISLFAVGIVLNISSRMRGLA; translated from the coding sequence ATGAAGCGACTTGCCGCCTGCGACATAGTCATTCTCCTGATGGTGGTGGCGCTCACCTGCTTCGGCATCGTGATGGTCTATTCAGCTTCATCGGTTATGGCAACGAAACGGTATCATGACAGCTTTTATTTCCTCAAGCGGCAAGGGGTCTTTGCCCTGATCGGGTTCGGCCTCATGTATGCCGCCATGAGCCTCGACTATCACGTCTGGCGCAAGGCTGCCGTGCCGATACTGCTGTCATGCCTGGCCTTGCTGGTGCTGGTTCTCATTCCGGGTATCGGCGGGAGTGCCGGCGGCGCGGCCCGCTGGATCCGCCTGCCGGGGTTTTCCCTGCAGCCCTCGGAAATGGCGAAGATCGCACTGATCATGTACATGGCCTACTCACTGGACAAGAAGCAGGACAAGGTCAGGTTCTTCTCCAGCGGCTTCCTCCCCTATATGGTGGTGCTGGCGGTCCTGCTCGGACTGCTGCTCAAGCAGCCCGATCTTGGCGCGGCGTTGACGCTGGCAGTGGTTTCCATCGTGATGCTCTTTGCCGCCGGGACCCGGCCGACCTACATAATTTCCATGTTCCTGATGGTATTGCCGTTCCTCTATTTCCTGGTGATGAACGTGGATTACCGCCGCCGGCGAATCCTGGCGTTTCTCAACCCGTGGGAAGACCCGAGTAACAGTGGTTTCCAGATCATCCAGTCGTGGCTCGCCTTCGGCACCGGCGGCGTGCTGGGCCAGGGTCTGGGAGAGGGGAAGCAGAAACTCTTCTACCTGCCCGAAGCCCATACCGATTTCATCCTCTCGGTTGTGGGTGAAGAGCTCGGCTTCATCGGGGTGATCGTGATTGCCGCCATGTTCTTTCTCCTGGTCTGGCGGACCATCAGGGTGGCGATCAATGCCGAGGATCTGTTCGGCAGGTTTCTGGCCTTCGGTATTGCCGTGCTGCTCGGTATCGAGGCGTTTGTCAACATAGGGGTTGTGACCGGTCTGCTGCCGACCAAAGGCCTGGCACTCCCCTTTATCAGTTACGGTGGGAGTTCGCTGCTCATCAGCCTGTTTGCTGTGGGAATCGTGCTCAATATCTCGTCACGTATGCGGGGGCTGGCATGA
- a CDS encoding UDP-N-acetylmuramate--L-alanine ligase, translating into MYGKIEKIHFVGIGGIGMSGIAEVLLNLGYQVSGSDLRQSETTERLAMLGGEIYIGHARENLTNVDVVVTSTAVHDDNPEVIEAKSQLIPVIPRAEMLAELMRMKYGIAIAGTHGKTTTTSMVATVLTQGGIDPTIVIGGKLNTLGSNAKLGQGKFLVAEADESDGSFLKLSPTIAVVTNIDADHLDFYSGGIEQIKETFVDFINKIPFYGLAVLCLEDRNIAEILPLVKKRFVTYGLTSQADIRATHIRLVGNTTSFIAHYKGYRMGEVTFKMPGAHNVLNALACIAVAMELDVPFGQIQEGFAKFGGVGRRFQVKGEVDGIMIVDDYGHHPAEIRATLSAAKNGWPERRLVVAFQPHRYTRTKELFSEFVTCFYDADLLLLTDIYPAGETPIPGISAEKLAASIKQHGQKDVTYIADRDLLCEQLQEVVRDGDIVLTLGAGNLWQTGEELLKRLMAAQ; encoded by the coding sequence ATGTACGGTAAGATCGAGAAAATCCATTTCGTCGGCATCGGCGGCATCGGCATGAGCGGCATCGCGGAAGTGCTTCTCAACCTGGGGTATCAGGTTTCGGGCTCGGACCTGCGGCAGTCGGAAACGACCGAACGGCTGGCCATGCTGGGTGGAGAGATTTACATCGGCCATGCGAGGGAAAACCTAACCAATGTGGATGTGGTGGTAACCTCTACGGCGGTGCACGACGATAACCCCGAGGTGATCGAAGCGAAGAGCCAGCTGATTCCGGTCATCCCCCGTGCGGAGATGCTCGCCGAGCTGATGCGGATGAAATACGGCATCGCCATCGCCGGGACGCACGGCAAGACCACCACCACCTCCATGGTCGCCACGGTTCTGACCCAGGGGGGGATCGATCCGACCATCGTGATCGGCGGCAAGCTGAATACCCTGGGGAGCAACGCCAAGCTGGGGCAGGGGAAATTCCTGGTGGCCGAGGCCGACGAGTCCGACGGCTCGTTTCTCAAGCTCTCACCCACCATTGCGGTGGTGACCAATATCGATGCGGATCATCTCGATTTTTACAGTGGTGGAATCGAGCAGATCAAGGAAACCTTTGTCGATTTCATCAACAAAATCCCCTTTTACGGCCTGGCTGTCCTCTGCCTGGAGGATCGGAACATTGCCGAGATACTGCCGCTGGTGAAGAAACGGTTCGTGACCTATGGTCTCACCTCCCAGGCCGATATCCGGGCGACCCATATCAGGCTGGTCGGCAACACCACGTCGTTCATAGCCCATTACAAGGGGTACCGCATGGGCGAGGTGACCTTCAAGATGCCCGGCGCCCACAACGTCCTGAACGCCCTGGCCTGCATCGCGGTGGCCATGGAGTTGGACGTGCCGTTCGGCCAGATCCAGGAGGGTTTTGCCAAGTTCGGCGGGGTCGGTCGGCGCTTCCAGGTGAAGGGTGAGGTCGACGGCATCATGATCGTCGACGATTACGGCCATCACCCTGCGGAGATCCGTGCTACCCTGTCGGCGGCAAAGAACGGCTGGCCCGAGCGGCGGCTGGTGGTGGCATTCCAGCCTCACCGCTATACCCGGACCAAGGAGCTGTTCAGCGAATTCGTCACCTGCTTCTACGACGCCGATCTGCTGCTTCTGACCGATATCTACCCTGCAGGGGAGACGCCGATCCCCGGCATCTCCGCGGAGAAGCTCGCCGCGAGCATCAAGCAGCACGGGCAGAAGGACGTGACCTACATCGCCGACCGCGATCTGCTCTGTGAGCAGCTGCAGGAGGTGGTCCGCGACGGTGACATCGTGCTGACGCTGGGGGCGGGGAATCTCTGGCAGACCGGCGAAGAGCTACTGAAACGGTTGATGGCTGCCCAGTGA
- a CDS encoding D-alanine--D-alanine ligase: MTREDMKRKRIGVLMGGLSAEREVSLNSGRAVLGALLEMGYQAVAVDVGRDIAERLASERIEVAFICLHGRLGEDGTIQGLLEVMGIPYTGSGVLASALAMNKVVAKVVFAASGLTVAPYRVLRSGDSFDPEEAGFGLPVVVKPSQEGSSVGVSIVRADLELAPALTLAWTYDDEILVEKYIKGREIQVGILNDRALGAIEIVPKREFYDFEAKYTAGMAEHILPAPLPQPLYDSVLRQGERAHCCLGCAGYSRVDFLVTEEAECYLLEVNTLPGMTALSLLPEIAQGAGYGFTTLVEEIVSSAALKIKG; encoded by the coding sequence ATGACTCGTGAAGATATGAAAAGAAAGCGGATCGGCGTGTTGATGGGGGGGCTTTCGGCAGAACGGGAGGTTTCCCTCAACAGCGGCCGGGCAGTCCTCGGTGCCCTCCTGGAAATGGGCTACCAGGCAGTGGCCGTGGATGTGGGAAGGGACATTGCCGAACGCCTGGCATCCGAGCGGATCGAGGTGGCCTTCATCTGCCTGCATGGCCGGCTCGGGGAGGATGGCACCATCCAGGGGCTCCTGGAGGTCATGGGGATTCCCTACACCGGTTCTGGCGTCCTGGCCAGCGCGCTGGCCATGAACAAGGTCGTGGCCAAGGTGGTGTTCGCAGCCAGCGGTTTGACGGTCGCCCCCTACCGGGTCCTCCGCTCCGGCGATTCGTTCGACCCGGAAGAGGCGGGATTCGGTCTGCCGGTGGTGGTGAAGCCGTCGCAGGAAGGATCGTCCGTCGGCGTGAGCATCGTCCGGGCCGACCTGGAGCTGGCTCCGGCCCTGACCCTGGCCTGGACGTACGATGATGAGATCCTGGTGGAGAAATATATCAAGGGGCGGGAGATCCAGGTGGGAATCCTCAACGACCGTGCCCTGGGCGCGATCGAAATCGTTCCGAAGCGGGAATTCTACGATTTCGAGGCAAAGTACACCGCGGGCATGGCCGAGCATATCCTCCCCGCGCCCCTGCCGCAGCCGCTGTACGATTCGGTGCTGCGCCAGGGTGAAAGAGCCCATTGTTGCCTGGGGTGCGCCGGCTACAGCCGGGTCGATTTCCTGGTGACCGAAGAGGCCGAGTGTTACCTCTTGGAGGTCAACACCCTGCCGGGAATGACTGCCCTGTCGCTGTTGCCGGAGATTGCCCAGGGTGCAGGATACGGATTCACCACGCTGGTCGAGGAAATCGTCAGCTCGGCAGCACTGAAGATCAAAGGCTAG
- the murD gene encoding UDP-N-acetylmuramoyl-L-alanine--D-glutamate ligase translates to MELADKRIVVVGLARTGVAVARFVASRGARTIITDMKDESALAPFLEQLAGTEVALELGGHSDATFLGADLIVVSPGVPMDIKPLVLARAHGRTIISEIELASRFITAPLIAITGTNGKTTTTTLTGEICAGCGFTTFVGGNIGNPLIELVESGQSVERVVVELSSFQLEGIEQFRPRVAVLLNISEDHLDRYTNYQEYIDAKVRIFENQTGEDFAVMNMDDPIVAGIAERLAARVIPMSQRRELSQGIYHREGEIVFRWEGREEIIPTTAFRIKGVHNIENIMASLAATLITGCPADRARLAVENFRGLPHRMELVRELDGVAWYEDSKATNVGSVEKALASFNDITLIAGGKDKGGSYAPLADLVRERVRCMILIGEAKERMAHELGGLTDTKLAGSLEEAVGMAARVTGRGGVVLFSPACSSFDMFRDYEERAERYKALVRALAAGGGA, encoded by the coding sequence ATGGAACTTGCGGATAAGCGGATAGTGGTTGTCGGACTGGCCCGTACTGGGGTTGCAGTGGCGCGATTCGTCGCGTCGCGCGGCGCCCGGACGATCATCACCGACATGAAGGACGAATCCGCCCTGGCTCCCTTCCTGGAGCAGCTGGCAGGCACTGAAGTCGCCCTGGAGCTCGGTGGGCACTCCGACGCGACATTCCTTGGGGCAGACCTGATCGTGGTCAGCCCAGGCGTGCCGATGGACATCAAACCGCTGGTACTGGCGCGGGCACACGGTCGCACCATCATCAGCGAGATCGAACTGGCCAGCCGTTTCATCACCGCACCCCTGATCGCTATCACCGGTACCAACGGCAAGACGACCACCACGACACTGACCGGCGAGATCTGTGCCGGCTGCGGGTTCACGACCTTTGTCGGCGGCAACATCGGCAACCCGCTCATCGAACTGGTGGAGAGCGGACAGAGCGTGGAGCGGGTGGTGGTGGAGCTTTCCTCCTTTCAACTGGAGGGAATCGAACAATTCAGGCCCCGGGTGGCCGTGCTCCTGAACATCAGCGAAGACCATCTGGACCGTTATACCAACTACCAGGAATATATCGATGCCAAGGTAAGGATCTTTGAAAACCAGACCGGTGAAGACTTTGCGGTCATGAACATGGACGACCCGATCGTTGCCGGCATTGCCGAGCGACTGGCTGCACGGGTGATTCCGATGAGCCAGCGCCGGGAGCTTTCCCAGGGGATCTACCATCGCGAAGGCGAGATCGTCTTTCGCTGGGAAGGGCGCGAAGAGATCATTCCCACGACAGCGTTTCGCATCAAGGGGGTCCACAACATCGAGAACATCATGGCCAGCCTGGCCGCTACCCTGATCACCGGCTGTCCCGCCGACCGCGCCCGGTTGGCGGTGGAGAATTTCCGCGGCCTCCCTCACCGGATGGAGTTGGTGCGGGAACTGGACGGTGTTGCCTGGTACGAGGACAGCAAGGCGACCAACGTCGGGAGCGTGGAAAAGGCCCTGGCGAGTTTCAACGATATTACGTTGATCGCAGGAGGCAAGGACAAGGGTGGATCCTATGCCCCCCTGGCCGATCTCGTGCGGGAGCGGGTCCGCTGCATGATCCTGATCGGCGAGGCCAAAGAGCGGATGGCGCATGAACTGGGCGGGCTCACCGATACGAAGCTGGCAGGCAGCCTGGAAGAGGCGGTCGGCATGGCGGCCCGGGTAACCGGGCGCGGTGGGGTAGTACTGTTTTCCCCGGCCTGCTCCAGTTTCGACATGTTCCGCGATTACGAAGAGCGGGCCGAGCGCTACAAGGCTCTGGTCAGAGCCCTGGCTGCCGGAGGAGGCGCATGA